The stretch of DNA TCGAACATTGGTGTCCTCTTACTCAACAAGTACCTCCTCAGCTTCTACGGGTATAGGTACCCCATTTTCTTGACCATGCTGCACATGTTGTCTTGTGCTACTTACAGCTTGTTGGCAATTAAATGGCTCGAGATCGTGCCCTTCCAGCAAATACACAGCAGGAAACAGTTTTTCAAGATCTTTGCTTTGAGTGTCATATTTTGTTTCTCTGTTGTTTGCGGTAATACTTCTTTGAGGTACCTTCCGGTGTCGTTTAATCAGGCTATTGGGGCTACCACGCCTTTTTTTACGGCTATATTTGCTTTTGTGATCACTTGTAAGAAGGAATCTGCTGAGGTGTATTTTGCCCTTGTCCCTGTGGTTCTTGGAATTGTCTTGGCTAGTAATAGCGAGCCTTTGTTTCATCTGTTTGGGTTCTTGGTGTGCGTTGGTTCTACTGCTGGCAGAGCTTTAAAATCTGTTGTTCAGGGGATATTATTGAGTTCTGAAGGTGAAAAACTTCATTCTATGAATTTGTTGCTGTATATGGCTCCAATGGCAGCATTGATTTTACTGCCATTTACTTTGTATATAGAAGGAAATGTAATGGCAGTAACGGTGGAGAAGGCCAGTGGAGATGGATATATGGTGTTTTTGTTGGCCGCCAATGCTACAATTGCATATTTGG from Primulina eburnea isolate SZY01 chromosome 6, ASM2296580v1, whole genome shotgun sequence encodes:
- the LOC140834601 gene encoding probable sugar phosphate/phosphate translocator At1g12500 → MVEAQSWTTRRGSNPRLEPSSDQVLDIPVTPTAEIRQQQYASLISPNITTAAIIASWYFSNIGVLLLNKYLLSFYGYRYPIFLTMLHMLSCATYSLLAIKWLEIVPFQQIHSRKQFFKIFALSVIFCFSVVCGNTSLRYLPVSFNQAIGATTPFFTAIFAFVITCKKESAEVYFALVPVVLGIVLASNSEPLFHLFGFLVCVGSTAGRALKSVVQGILLSSEGEKLHSMNLLLYMAPMAALILLPFTLYIEGNVMAVTVEKASGDGYMVFLLAANATIAYLVNLTNFLVTKHTSALTLQVLGNAKAAVAAVVSVLIFRNPVTVMGMTGFAVTVMGVILYSEAKKRSKATAH